In Nicotiana tabacum cultivar K326 chromosome 11, ASM71507v2, whole genome shotgun sequence, a single window of DNA contains:
- the LOC107811909 gene encoding glucan endo-1,3-beta-glucosidase 8-like: MYKNTGSLWKSLFMSLMFLSLGGIQVDAFVGINWGRMAKQRFVPSMVVDLLLQNGITELRIFQPSLNVLDAFADTNIGMTITLQENFLRNVREQKEIDAMIHERVKNFVDKGVKFRYVYVGNEPFTKSKYTKTPFSRILHFLNLTRNSLDKYNLPDIKVTTPIFTDVLINMTKPSEGDFREEIKGQMVEFLDFLNKKGSPFVINIFPIYTVYNLGFDVEFAFFDNVKSKFKVVDGNNTYYNLFTFLYDALVCALTKAGYGDMEIVIGQIGWPTDGYEGASEENAERFHRGFLKYLGRKEGTPLRPNKDINVFLLSLTDENMVNTDIGNYQRHWGIYKLDGEPKYKIDFTMHDLNTKPTVAKGTVKMPNRWCVFDGKTEYNETLLMKDFDSACMDSDCSTFGSGATCDHLVFAEKVSYAYNMRYQMNNQDQEYCELLGAELTANNPSTPDCEFPVEILTAEVVDGGSPDTKKY; encoded by the exons ATGTACAAAAACACAGGTTCGTTATGGAAAAGTTTATTCATGTCCCTCATGTTCTTGTCGTTGGGTGGGATTCAAGTAGACGCGTTTGTGGGCATAAATTGGGGGAGGATGGCAAAACAAAGATTTGTTCCATCGATGGTGGTGGATTTACTCTTACAAAATGGGATCACAGAGCTGAGAATTTTTCAACCAAGCCTTAACGTCCTTGATGCTTTTGCCGACACCAATATTGGTATGACCATCACCTTACAAGAAAATTTTTTACGAAACGTTAGGGAGCAAAAAGAAATAGACGCTATGATTCATGAACGTGTGAAAAATTTTGTTGACAAAGGAGTTAAATTCAG gtaTGTGTACGTGGGAAACGAACCATTTACCAAATCAAAATATACCAAAACTCCATTTAGCCGTATTCTTCATTTCCTAAATTTGACCAGAAATTCCCTTGATAAATACAACCTCCCAGATATCAAAGTAACAACTCCCATTTTCACCGACGTCTTAATAAATATGACGAAGCCATCAGAAGGTGATTTTCGAGAAGAAATAAAGGGCCAAATGGTGGAATTCCTAGATTTCCTTAACAAAAAGGGTTCCCCTTTTGTTATCAATATTTTTCCAATCTATACGGTGTATAATTTGGGATTTGATGTGGAATTTGCTTTCTTTGATAATGTTAAATCCAAGTTCAAAGTTGTAGATGGCAATAACACCTATTACAATTTGTTCACTTTCCTTTATGATGCACTTGTTTGTGCTCTAACAAAGGCAGGTTATGGTGATATGGAGATTGTTATTGGACAAATTGGTTGGCCTACAGATGGATATGAGGGTGCAAGTGAAGAAAATGCAGAAAGATTTCATCGTGGCTTTCTTAAATATCTTGGTAGGAAGGAAGGAACTCCACTACGCCCAAACAAGGATATAAATGTGTTTCTACTTTCCTTAACAGACGAGAATATGGTAAATACAGATATAGGCAATTATCAACGACATTGGGGTATCTATAAACTCGATGGTGAACCCAAGTACAAAATTGATTTCACCATGCATGACCTAAACACCAAGCCAACCGTCGCCAAAG GTACCGTGAAAATGCCGAACAGATGGTGTGTGTTTGATGGTAAAACTGAGTACAACGAGACCTTGCTGATGAAAGATTTTGACTCTGCATGTATGGATTCTGACTGCAGCACCTTTGGCTCTGGTGCAACTTGTGATCACCTCGTTTTCGCAGAGAAGGTATCTTATGCATACAATATGCGTTACCAAATGAACAATCAAGATCAGGAGTATTGCGAATTGTTAGGCGCCGAACTCACCGCAAATAATCCTTCAACTCCAGACTGTGAGTTCCCCGTTGAGATCTTAACTGCAGAGGTTGTGGATGGTGGCAGCCCAGATACAAAGAAATATTAG